One window of the Runella slithyformis DSM 19594 genome contains the following:
- a CDS encoding class I SAM-dependent methyltransferase: MKDIISWVLRHVPRKYLQLVSHFGAKALSVLYLGKGVECSVCGSKYRKFLPYGRRSGRENALCPNCLSLERHRLMYLYLQRKTPFFKQNLKLLHVAPEYCFIDRFEKMKNLDYITADIESPLAKVKMDIHQIPFDANTFDVAFCNHVMEHVDDDIKAMSELYRVLKPGGWAIIQSPQDWSRATTFEDPTITDPKEREKHYWQDDHLRLFGRDYGQRLEQGGFSVTEDRFVMAELTPEEVKRYALPANEVIYFCQK; encoded by the coding sequence ATGAAAGACATCATCAGTTGGGTGTTGCGGCATGTACCGCGCAAATATTTACAGTTGGTCAGCCATTTTGGGGCCAAAGCCCTATCGGTGCTTTACCTTGGCAAAGGCGTAGAATGCAGCGTCTGCGGCAGCAAATACCGAAAATTTCTACCCTATGGTCGCCGTTCAGGAAGAGAAAATGCCCTGTGTCCCAACTGTTTATCGCTTGAGCGCCACCGATTGATGTACCTATATCTGCAACGCAAAACACCGTTTTTCAAACAAAACCTCAAACTGCTTCACGTAGCACCGGAGTATTGTTTCATTGACCGTTTTGAGAAAATGAAAAATCTGGACTACATCACTGCCGACATTGAGTCGCCGTTGGCAAAGGTCAAAATGGACATTCATCAAATTCCTTTTGACGCCAATACGTTTGACGTGGCTTTCTGTAATCACGTTATGGAACATGTAGATGATGATATCAAAGCGATGTCTGAACTGTACCGGGTGTTGAAACCCGGCGGTTGGGCCATCATACAATCACCGCAGGATTGGTCAAGGGCAACCACATTCGAAGACCCTACCATCACAGACCCCAAAGAGCGGGAAAAACATTATTGGCAGGACGACCACCTGCGTCTTTTCGGTCGCGACTACGGCCAACGTCTTGAACAGGGCGGTTTCAGCGTAACGGAAGACCGTTTTGTGATGGCTGAACTTACTCCTGAAGAAGTAAAACGCTACGCGCTTCCTGCCAACGAAGTAATCTACTTCTGTCAAAAATAA
- a CDS encoding leucine-rich repeat domain-containing protein — MKIQFIIGTLAALFLLCLNRGTMAQVPDSLQINKEYSQWEEALKVPEKVYRLNLSNQDISDFQHELPKFTNLRYLSLRNDKLSGIPSEIFKLQNLRVLDLGENSFQNLPTEFSKLKNLEELYLDNDRNLDISKNINVLGKLPKLKILHLENDGIRKLPRNIKKLTQLEHLYLANNLLRDVPVEIKGLKKLKYLDLNQNKISIEVPVNQTAGPGLKIQF; from the coding sequence ATGAAAATTCAGTTCATCATCGGTACTCTAGCCGCTCTCTTTCTCCTTTGCTTGAATAGGGGTACCATGGCTCAGGTTCCGGACTCTTTACAGATTAATAAAGAATACAGCCAATGGGAAGAAGCCCTGAAAGTTCCCGAAAAAGTGTACCGCCTCAATTTGAGCAATCAAGATATTAGTGATTTTCAACATGAATTACCAAAGTTTACGAATCTGCGTTACCTGAGTTTACGCAACGATAAACTGAGCGGTATCCCTTCCGAAATATTTAAATTGCAAAACCTACGGGTATTGGATTTGGGAGAGAACTCCTTTCAAAACCTGCCGACTGAATTTTCAAAACTCAAAAATCTGGAAGAATTATATCTTGATAATGACCGGAATCTTGATATATCAAAAAACATAAATGTATTAGGTAAACTCCCAAAGCTTAAAATCCTTCATTTAGAGAATGATGGCATCCGAAAACTTCCTCGAAATATCAAAAAGTTAACCCAATTAGAACATTTATATTTGGCAAATAATCTTTTAAGGGATGTTCCGGTGGAAATTAAAGGGCTGAAAAAATTGAAGTATCTGGACTTAAACCAAAATAAAATCTCTATTGAAGTTCCTGTAAACCAAACCGCCGGCCCGGGCTTGAAAATTCAATTTTGA
- the hisS gene encoding histidine--tRNA ligase, whose product MSKPSLARGTRDFGPAQMTGRNYIFDTVRRVFQRYGFLPIETPAIENLSVLMGKYGDEGDQLLFKILNSGNFAEGITEEQLQEGYKKLTLKVSEKGLRYDLTVPFARFVVMNRSDLVMPFKRYQIQPVWRADRPQRGRYREFYQCDADVVGTDSLLCEAEIVLMIHEVLRGLGIMDFTVKINNRKILSGIAEVIGAPGQEGPMCVAIDKLDKIGKEKVEQELLERGFSAEAIEKLQPIYVLANNQTDSFANLRQWLAGSEIGTKGITELEEVWAKVKNFGLASPQLQLDVTLARGLSYYTGAIFEVKANGVQMGSISGGGRYDNLTGTFGMPGLSGVGISFGVDRIYDVMEELKLFPDNQSVSTQLMLTNFDADAEAYGLGVLRQLREAGINAELYPDASKLKKQFDYADRKRIPYVLIIGSEEIQTGVLSLKNMHTGEQQKLTLEEILTRMA is encoded by the coding sequence ATGAGTAAACCTTCTCTGGCCCGTGGAACGCGCGATTTTGGGCCCGCGCAAATGACCGGGCGAAACTATATCTTTGATACCGTTCGACGGGTTTTTCAACGCTATGGATTTTTACCCATCGAAACACCCGCCATCGAAAATCTTTCCGTATTGATGGGAAAATACGGTGACGAAGGCGATCAACTCCTTTTTAAAATCCTGAATTCGGGAAATTTTGCCGAAGGCATTACCGAAGAACAACTTCAGGAAGGCTATAAAAAACTCACGCTCAAAGTCTCCGAAAAAGGATTGCGATATGATCTGACCGTGCCCTTTGCCCGGTTCGTGGTCATGAATCGCAGCGATCTGGTGATGCCCTTCAAACGTTACCAAATTCAGCCCGTATGGCGGGCTGACCGTCCGCAACGGGGGCGTTACCGCGAGTTTTATCAGTGTGATGCCGATGTCGTCGGGACTGATTCGCTCCTGTGTGAAGCCGAGATCGTGCTGATGATCCATGAAGTATTGCGCGGATTGGGCATCATGGATTTTACCGTCAAAATCAACAATCGCAAGATTTTAAGCGGTATTGCCGAAGTCATCGGTGCGCCCGGTCAGGAAGGGCCGATGTGCGTGGCGATTGATAAATTGGATAAGATCGGCAAAGAAAAAGTGGAGCAGGAATTGCTGGAGCGTGGCTTTTCGGCGGAAGCCATTGAAAAATTGCAACCGATCTATGTATTGGCTAATAATCAAACCGATAGTTTTGCAAACCTCCGCCAATGGCTGGCCGGCTCAGAGATTGGCACCAAAGGCATAACCGAACTGGAAGAAGTATGGGCAAAAGTAAAGAACTTTGGCTTAGCTTCTCCTCAATTGCAATTGGACGTAACACTGGCCCGTGGTTTAAGCTACTATACAGGTGCTATTTTTGAAGTAAAAGCCAACGGAGTCCAAATGGGAAGTATCTCCGGCGGTGGTCGTTACGATAATCTCACGGGCACGTTCGGGATGCCCGGCCTTTCTGGCGTAGGGATTTCGTTTGGCGTGGACCGTATCTACGACGTGATGGAAGAGCTGAAGCTTTTTCCTGACAATCAGTCGGTTTCTACCCAACTCATGCTCACCAATTTTGACGCTGATGCCGAGGCCTACGGATTGGGTGTGTTGCGTCAACTGCGCGAAGCGGGTATCAATGCCGAGCTGTATCCCGACGCCTCCAAGCTTAAAAAACAATTCGACTACGCCGACCGTAAACGCATTCCGTACGTGCTGATCATCGGCTCGGAAGAAATTCAAACGGGGGTGCTCTCCCTCAAAAACATGCATACGGGCGAGCAGCAGAAGTTGACTTTGGAGGAGATATTGACTCGTATGGCCTGA